The Apium graveolens cultivar Ventura chromosome 6, ASM990537v1, whole genome shotgun sequence genome contains a region encoding:
- the LOC141663935 gene encoding uncharacterized protein LOC141663935 yields MANTLKPCLNDLISDQQSAFIEGRLLTDNALITFEINHFIKRKTQGLNGVAGFKIDVSKAYDRLKWRFIEQMMHKFGFHQLWVDRVMVCIRTVSYSFLHNGEVFGEVKPQRGIRQGEPISPYLYILCAEGLVLSLGATRRATHGEATLMNNILKKYERFSGQMINFNKSSIVFSPNTCEEDRRRICEVLQVHEADKPGKYLGMPMQLGKSKTEVFGFLSDRVEHKLQGWSNQELSKEGKLTLLKSAAQTMPSFWMSLFQIPVSLCESMERKMNAFSWGKGSSGKGIKWIAWEKLCMPKTQGGLGFHSLQTFNTAMLAKQGWRILTEVNPLVITILKAKYFPDDDFLNAQVGSNPSYVWRSIMSAHYAVKVGTRRRIGDGLGTRVWSVPWLPDREDGYLTTPVLSQLQDITVKGFMNTDGTNWDMDVDNGLFTVKSCYKWLQGDISNEMVNFWRRLWSLKLPGKLTTGLQQCIQVLPGDTATMVLVRAFAKCSNDQYLLSDWKEAQLNEKCCNNAGLRASRKWSKPQEGWVKVNVNAAIFQDGSIGIRCVIRDSQGQFLYARNRRIVGAWQPREAEAISLREAMTWVKELNFTYCVFETDCKALAEACNGKPGEAYFGTIVLEYVYLLKHINHMLVEFIYRSANNVAHELVKATYS; encoded by the exons ATGGCGAATACACTCAAACCGTGCTTAAATGATTTAATATCTGACCAGCAGAGTGCATTTATTGAGGGGAGATTATTAACAGATAATGCTCTGATCACTTTTGAAATAAACCATTTTATTAAGCGGAAAACACAAGGTCTAAATGGAGTAGCGGGATTTAAAATTGATGTTTCTAAGGCCTACGACAGATTGAAGTGGAGGTTTATCGAGCAAATGATGCATAAATTTGGTTTTCATCAGCTTTGGGTTGATAGAGTTATGGTCTGTATTAGGACTGTGTCGTACAGTTTTCTACATAATGGAGAAGTCTTTGGAGAAGTAAAGCCACAACGAGGGATTAGACAGGGGGAACCCATTTCCCCATACTTGTATATTCTCTGTGCTGAAGGTCTAGTGCTATCATTAGGCGCTACGAGGAG AGCTACGCATGGTGAAGCAACACTTATGAACAATATCTTGAAGAAATACGAGAGGTTTTCAGGGCAGATGattaattttaataaatcaaGTATAGTGTTCAGCCCTAATACTTGTGAGGAAGATAGGAGAAGGATATGTGAGGTGTTGCAGGTGCACGAGGCTGATAAACCAGGGAAGTACCTGGGAATGCCAATGCAATTGGGGAAGAGTAAAACTGAAGTTTTTGGATTCTTGAGTGATAGAGTTGAGCATAAGCTTCAGGGATGGAGTAACCAGGAATTGTCGAAAGAAGGAAAACTTACATTGCTAAAATCTGCAGCACAGACCATGCCAAGTTTTTGGATGAGTTTGTTCCAAATCCCAGTTAGTTTATGTGAGAGTATGGAACGGAAAATGAATGCTTTTTCCTGGGGGAAAGGATCAAGTGGAAAAGGGATAAAATGGATTGCATGGGAGAAATTATGTATGCCAAAGACACAGGGTGGACTGGGTTTTCATAGTTTGCAAACATTTAACACAGCCATGTTGGCCAAACAGGGTTGGAGAATATTGACTGAGGTTAATCCACTTGTGATAACAATTTTGAAAGCCAAGTACTTCCCAGATGATGATTTTTTGAACGCTCAGGTTGGATCGAATCCGAGCTATGTGTGGAGGAGTATAATGAGTGCGCACTATGCTGTCAAAGTTGGGACTAGAAGAAGGATTGGAGATGGTCTTGGTACGAGGGTCTGGAGTGTCCCGTGGCTCCCTGATAGGGAGGATGGTTATTTGACTACCCCTGTACTAAGCCAACTACAAGATATTACAGTTAAGGGTTTTATGAATACCGATGGGACTAATTGGGATATGGATGTT GATAACGGTTTATTCACAGTGAAGAGCTGTTACAAATGGCTGCAAGGAGATATAAGTAATGAAATGGTGAATTTTTGGAGACGTCTGTGGTCTTTAAAATTGCCAGGGAAG CTAACTACAGGGCTGCAACAGTGTATTCAAGTCTTACCAGGTGATACAGCAACTATGGTTCTAGTTAGAGCATTTGCTAAGTGCTCGAATGATCAAT ATCTACTCAGTGACTGGAAAGAAGCTCAGTTGAATGAGAAATGCTGCAACAACGCAGGCTTAAGAGCGTCGAGAAAATGGAGTAAACCGCAAGAGGGATGGGTCAAGGTAAATGTTAATGCTGCAATCTTTCAGGATGGTAGTATCGGTATCAGATGTGTTATACGAGATTCACAGGGTCAATTCCTATATGCAAGAAATAGGAGGATAGTTGGAGCTTGGCAGCCTCGTGAAGCAGAAGCAATAAGCCTCAGAGAAGCCATGACATGGGTGAAAGAACTCAACTTTACGTACTGTGTTTTTGAAACAGATTGTAAGGCATTGGCTGAAGCATGTAATGGCAAACCAGGGGAAGCCTATTTCGGCACAATTGTGCTGGAATATGTTTATTTACTAAAGCACATTAATCACATGCTAGTCGAGTTTATTTACCGGTCTGCGAATAATGTAGCACACGAATTAGTAAAAGCTACTTATTCTTAG
- the LOC141663931 gene encoding uncharacterized protein LOC141663931, giving the protein MWIRESDCRNIVSECWNRAGVKDIMEKMVHYCVKLEEWGGGIVKELRTNLVSCRQELQKFRSRRDTVGVQQYNDVRRQYLRLLKKYEIYWKQRAKQFWLREGDKNTRFFYKYASVRKEHNKIKKLKYAQGEWKETDGDIRDVIEKYFDNLFRMTEHGDILTDMEHVCKVTNGQNQRLIMPITDDEVKAAFLCTERNRQVWMV; this is encoded by the coding sequence ATGTGGATTCGAGAGTCAGATTGTCGTAATATAGTAAGTGAATGCTGGAATAGGGCAGGAGTAAAAGATATTATGGAGAAAATGGTCCATTATTGTGTAAAGTTAGAAGAGTGGGGTGGTGGCATAGTTAAAGAGCTACGTACTAATTTAGTAAGTTGTAGGCAGGAGCTTCAAAAATTTCGCTCCAGAAGAGATACAGTGGGAGTGCAGCAGTATAATGATGTGAGAAGGCAATATCTAAGACTGCTTAAGAAATATGAAATATATTGGAAGCAGAGGGCGAAACAATTCTGGCTTCGGGAGGGTGATAAGAATACACGATTCTTTTACAAGTATGCATCAGTGAGAAAAGAGCATAATAAGATCAAGAAGCTTAAATATGCGCAAGGGGAGTGGAAAGAGACTGATGGAGACATTCGGGATGTAATTGAGAAGTATTTTGATAATTTATTTCGTATGACAGAGCATGGTGACATTTTGACAGATATGGAGCATGTATGTAAAGTTACGAATGGTCAGAATCAGAGATTGATTATGCCCATAACAGATGATGAAGTTAAAGCTGCTTTTCTATGCACCGAGAGAAATCGCCAGGTCTGGATGGTTTGA